The nucleotide sequence TGCATGGTTAGAGGATGTGGCTGTGATGGTTTGCTTTATAGAACGCCATGAGATAACAGTGCCTCTACTTGTGAATAAATATCCAGTTTGAGATCGTCCAGTGTGAGGATCAGACAAATACCCTGCATCTGCAAAACCAACCAAACTTGTTGTCGATTGGTTAGTAAAATACAACCCCATATCTTTTGTACCTTGAAGGTATCGAAATATTTGTTTTACCCCGTTCCAATGCCTCTTCGTAGGGCATGAACTATATCTTGCCAATAAATTTACAGAAAATGATATATCTGGTCGTGTATGACTAGCAAGAAACATTAGTGCACCAATTGCACTTAAAtatggtacttctggaccaaTAATTTCCTTTCCATCGTTCGGAGGTCAGAATGGGTCTTTCTTGACATCAAGAGATCTTACAACCATTGGGGTACTCAATGGATGTGATTTTTCCATATAAAACTTTCTAAGTAACTTTTCTATGTAGTTTTGTTGATGTACAAGGATTCCACCCTTGAGGTGTTCGATTTGTAACCCAAGACAAAATTTTGTCTTTccaaggtctttcatttcaaattctctTTTCAAGCATTCAACCGCCTTTTGGAGCTCACTTGgcgttccaattatattcaagtCATCAACGTATACAGCAATTATAACATATTCAGATTCTGACCTTTTTATGAAGATACACGGGCATATTGAATCATTTTTGTAACCTTCTTTCAACAAATATTCACTAAGGCGATTATACCACATACGCCCAGATTGTTTTAGCCCATATAATGATTTGTTTAATTTAATTGAAAGATGTTCTCGAGAACTAGATGTACATGAGTTTGGTAATTTGAATCATTCAGGGAGTTTCATGTAAATATCAGTATCAAGTGAGCCATAAaggtaggctgtcacaacatccATTCGGCGCAGATCAATCCCTTCGTGTATTACCAGACTAACAAGATAACGAAAAGTTGTCGCATCCATCACCGGAGAATATGTCTCCTCATAATCAATCCCAGGTCTTTGCGAAAATCCTTATGCTACTAATCGTGCCTTGTATCGTACGATTTCATTTTTCTCATTGCGTTTTCGCACAAAGACCCACTTATATCCGACAGGCTTTACACCTTTAGGTATAGGAACTACTTGTCCAAAAACTTCTCGTTTATTGAGGGAATCTAATTCTGCCTTAATTGCGTCTTTCCAATGTAAggccctaatacgtatttgactataagtcgcagcggaagttcaagccataaactttctttcattataaacaccttaacttattcaaaaattaactttaacataactctttcacataaatccatcaatcgacttatttactaagtaaaaacatagcttatgtttactacattatatacatcaacgttcccgtacaatctcactagtgactcgatcctcgatctttgttccttgatgatccgcgtgactcgtactacctgcgctcaccacattaaattcataacattagtacgcattataaacatacaagatttattcacgtttactttttgttccgttaactctttacatcccagctttccatctgatcgtacattccgtggtgagactttctcattgtacctgcgttacacttcgttcacaaggcacactattattatcgtcaatactcaatttcattgaatacatgcgtatatactttcatacatactcacatatgtgcatccgttcacacataactacttacaaatctacgtacctacattcatacgtacgttcctacatacgtgcatacctacatacatacacgcatacatgtctacatgcatacctattacatgccttctcacaaccctacatacgtgcacacactttcgtacatactcacttggatatatatatacacatgcacatactacctacatacacacctacatacatacatacataccttcatacgtatctacttaaggaaattcttaacttagaatcccacatttaggtaccatattactacatattctttaggatcccacctttaggtaccatattactacatattctttaggatcccacctttaggtaccatattactacatattctttaggatcccacctttaggtaccctattactacatattctttaggatcccacctttaggtaccatattactacatattctttaggatcccacctttaggtaccatattactacatattctttaggatcccacctttaggtaccatattactacatattctttaggatcccacctttaggtaccatattactacatattctttaggatcccacctttaggtaccctattactacatattctttaggatcccacctttaggccccctacccgtcggcgacgccctctagtttctttttttgcagttttctgcaggttcgtttcgtcgtccgtacgcactaaaacgcacgtaactttcgaaccgtttacccgtttaacctcccatttcttcctacatgcttgtaaattcacatcctatcaaatgaacttaaaatcccataacCGCCTTAAGGAAAATCTTAACTTACGCGCTATCGGCTTATTACCCTCTTACCCacaattcgacccgttcatgcattcatcaacgtaacttgtttgttttaccataaactcttataaacctaataatatcagtgacatctatcataaaataataagttcttagacatttagcatcctcttaacacattatcgttcatatacttagtgttgacccgttaagggtatttgcgcgtTAAATGGTTTATAACATACCAAGACCATACTCTTcgcttccatacttgtccaagacattacactaatcaataacttgcttctaaactacttattaagatcgtttgcccaaaatacccatcaagggcattttggtcaaccttaatcccatcatttacgacgaaagactttcctacatatttaacctcaaacatcatgtttaattaatttcaacactttattacttacttgaactaagaagtgattacggaaatcacttaccttgagcgtccaaGTTCAAGCATAGGTTCCATGCTTTCTTTTGACCCATTAGCCTCCGTGCTTGAGCCCGTAGACATGCTATCTATCCTTACATGACCATACATTGATACCCTTGTTAGTAAACAAGGCCACACAAAGCATCAATCACAATAAATCTATGCTCAACAATTGACTTTCATTAATGGATTTCTTGCAACTCATAGCATAGATTAACAATGAGATCCTTTCTACTCGCATAATATAAACACGCCATTACATATCTTGCTATAAATATTTCGTGCATCACTTTGACTCCCTAAACCGTACGTTTATGATAAGAGATCTACCTCACAACATTCCTACCATTGTTGACTTTCCAGAAAGTCAACTATCAAGCATTTCAACTTCCAACTTGGACACACATTCATTCACAAATTAACATGTTAGAATATAGTCATTATGCCATCTATGCTTCATACTCATTTTGTAGGACATATTTGGCCGCATAATCAAATAGttacatatacacatatacatacgaTTCCGTTCATATCAACATCTTTATAGTTAACGCCGATATCAATTAAGTTTACTCTTTTCTATGATTCTCATTCGTTCCATAACCATTCTTAAGTTGAAACTAATACGATCAAACATTCCATATATATTCATCACATCATTCAAGCGTATGGTACGAATTTCACATATTATTgtcatttaggcatttcatcaaacaccttgtgtgcgtactaccatctaagcttaatgtacaactaattcatgcatatccttctaacctcatacataattcaccaaaattcttccttctaatcatcatgaatcatttctacataatcattaaacatactagaatcacatttctttcaattcctctaacaagaatctACCATGCATGccaaaatacatcaatattaagcaagaattggacatgggtgatcattcaagttgttatcatcaccataaccaaatgggtttcacatataaacatcaaattaacccaaatcttacataacccatgttctatatgatgtttctaacccttatacataatcagtttcatattatctcacggattagagcataacccacttcacccatgatcaccaatcttaaatttaaaacataccttatgatctcctcatgttggtgatcattaatccatgctcggttatagatttaagcatcatttagcctttcaatttggatgatctttcatgtttagggtttggagttcttgagagctcctgaagcttcacgaacacacacgtatgtgtgtttgtgtgtgtgtgttgttctTTTAATTAGTAAACAACTTTCAGTTGTTTCCACTTTAGCCCCTCGGGTTTTCCTTTAAAACATAAATGACACTACCTTTCATTACTTAATacttttgaccatacccttaactatgttaaatagcctagttatttatttcatgacgtgtcataaaggaacatccgacaaatattaacattcagattttggggcgttacatccaatttggccaatcatttctttgTTTACATTCCTCAACAGATtttggttcttgatcctcattaTTTTCCATTACTTCTAGCgctattttatatgaaaaactGTCATCGACGTCGATTTCATTTCGGTTCAATACCTTTCTAGACATGATATAATTTATTGAGATCTATTCGTTtccaggtacctgaggttcttctggAACCATCATGTCTAGTGTCTCTTTAGGAGACTCTTTTCTTGGCGTTATCATTACCTCGACTGGACCATCTCCATTATTTGCTCCTTTTTTCTTTCGAGGATTTTTATCTTTAGAACCGATTGGTCTACCACATTTGAGGCATGCATTAGACTCACTTCCAACATGTTGTTGTCCTTCTGGGACACTTATTTTTACTGGAGCATTAGCAGCTGGTATGTGTGACTTAGTCACTCTCTTTGGGTCAGTGAATGCATCTAGTACTTGATTTGCTAATGTTTGTAAATGAATTATTCTTTGAACTTCTTGTTCACACTCTTTAGTTCGAGGATCAAGATGAGATAGTGATAATTCATTccaaattatattattatttttcagCTGCTTTTCGTCTGcccctaatgttgggaatgtTGTTTCAACAAAATGACAATCACCAAATCGAGCTGTAAATAAATCACCTTGATGGCTCTAAATACTTAATGATCGATGGTGATTCATACCCAACATATATTCCTAACCTCCTTTGAGGTCCCATCTTTGTGCGTTGTGATGGAGCGATAGGAACATATACAGCACAACCAAAAATCCTTAGATGGGAAatatttggttcctgaccaaaaaccaactttAATGGAGAGGAAGTGTGATAACTCTTTGGCCTGATGCGAATTAGTGTTGCTGCACGTAAAATTGCATGCCCCTAGGCAGATGCTGGTAGTTTTGATTTCATAATCATTGGTCTTGCAACCATTTGAAGTCGCTTGATAAGCGATTCAGCAAGTCCATTTTGCGTATGTACATGAGGTACTGGATGCTCTACACGTATGCCAATAGACATGCAGTAATCATTGAAGGTTTGGGATGTAAATTCCCCAGCATTGTACAACCGAATTTTCTTTATGGGATAATCTGGAAAATGTGCTCTTAACCTTATTAATTGAGCAAGTAGTCGTGCAAATGCCATATTACGACTTGATAGTAAACTCACATGTGACCACCTAGTTGATGCATCAATTAAGACCATAAAGTATCTAAATGGTCCACTGGGAGGGTGTATAGGTCCACATATATCCCCATGTATTCTTTCTAAAAAACTCAAGGATTCTGTCCCTACCTTAACTGGTGATGGGCGAGTGATTAACTTCCCTTGTGAGCATGCAACACATGTAATATCCTTAGATTGAAGAATCTTCTGGTTCTTCAAAGAGTGACCACATGAATTTTCTATAATTTTTCGCATCATTATTGATCCGGGATGGCCTAACCGGTCATGCTAAATGATAAAATTTTCTCGGTCTATAAACTTTTGGTTTATGATTGCATTTGATTCAACTGCACCAATTTTGGTACAATACAAACCAGAGGCAAATGCGCGTAACTTCTCTAATATGTGTTTTTTCGggaatatgtgtttttttttccCGAAATAATATTTGTGATTTGAAGGTACTCATCATGTCCTTCACATGTAGTCTCAAGATGATATCCATTTAGACGAATATCTTTAAAGCTTACCAGATTTCTTTGAGATAGTGAGGAAAATAAGGCATTGTTAATTTTGAGCAAAGTTCCACTTTATAGAACTACATATGCTTCTCCAAAGCCTTCAATTAATTTTGTTTTACCATATATAGTACCAACGCTTGCCTCTTTCATTGTTAAACTAGAGAAATAATCCCTTTTCTTTAGGATTGTATGTGTAGTAGCATTGTCTATTAGACATACATCTTCACCATTAATATGAAGTTTAGTTGAATACTCCATATGCTTCAAAACAAAACAAAGCTTCATAAATAAAAGTATAATATAGTtcaaacataacattccataaagtGCCCCAAAACACttcaaaacaaaacataacaaaatCCCAAACAAAATGTCTTAATAAAACATCAAGGAAATAGCATAATTTTAAGTATAATCATTCACGCGTAGGGAAAATTGCAAGCATCCAACTGGTTTGTATCAGCCACGATATCACCAGAATCCAAACTAGCTTGCTCGATAAGGAAATCATCATAATCCAGATTAGTTGCATTAGTATGGTCCTTTTCACCACTTGGGACATCAACATTTCCATCTTCATATGAGAAATTTGTCTCTATTCCTTTTTGTTTGTCTTTTATAGATTGTTGGTAAAGCTCTACCAAGTGTCTGGCTGTACGACATGTACCAGCCCAGTGGTTGTTACCACCACATCGATAGCATGTATTCGATGAGGTTCCACTTTTCTTTTTACCTCTTTCATCATCGGATTTCTTTTCATTATCATGCAACTTCTGGTGGGTTCTTTTGTTTTTGAATTGAACACCATGATAATTCCCCCGACCATATGTATGTCCACGACCACGTCCATGACCACGACCACGACCATGACCACGCCCACGTTGATAGCCACGACCACGTCCGTGACTTCCACTTTGGTCATTATATGTTGCCACATTCACTTCTGGGAATGGAGTTGTACCAACCGAACGAGTTTGATGGTTTTTCATTAGTAGCTTATTATTTTGCTCAGCCACAagcaaacatgatattaagtCACTGTATTTGGTGAAACCCCTTTCACGATATTGTTGTTGCAAGACAATGTTTGAGGCGTGAAAGGTGGAAAATGTTTTTTTCCAACATCTCCTTATCAGTAATATTTTCACCACATAGAATTAATTGTGACGTGATTCTAAACATTGCTGAGTTATACTCACTTATAGACTTAAAGTCTTGCAACCTTAAATTAATCCATTCATAACGAGCTCTTGGTAATATTACTGTTTTCTGATGGTCATACCTTTCTTTTAAATTGGTCCATAGGACGATTGGATCTTTGATACTGAGATATTCATTTTTCAATGACTCATGAATATGGTGGCATAAGAAAATCATTGCCTTTGCTTTATCTTGGGTACTCGTTTTATTTCCTTCTTTAATTGTATCCCCAAGGTTATTGGCATTTAGATGGATTTCAGCATCCAAAGCCCATGACAAATAATTTTTTCCAGTGATGTCTAAAGCCATAAACTCAAGCTTTGCAAGATTCGACATGATTAACTATATTAAAGAAATACACATGGATTAATGTATGTTATTCAAATTATAAACCAATAACAATATAATTTGTAATAACAATTACTCACTATAAATAAAACAAGATAAATAAGATAATTATGTATTTTAGGCTATTTATATAGTTTATTGATATTGTATtacaataaaagaaaaaaaaaacctttatttatataaaaatgacAAAACAAAGTTTTACCAACTTATTATAAGTCTAGACAACTAAATATATAAAACACATGAGTTAACGTAATTAGTGCTAAAAGCCTAACAAATATCATCAGATTATAAACTAGATTATAAACTGTTATATCATATCCTAATTTTATCTCATCATGATTGGTATAAAAGTAATGTTTAATGGAGATAAGAAAACCAAAGGGGTTAAAAGCCCATATTTATCAAATTCATTATCATTTAATAAAACATATTAAAAGAAACCGGAAAAAAATGAAATTATATTCTTTAATTGAGCAATATTGCATTACTTTTTCATATTTAACattagtgtatttttttttttgaaatgtgaCTTTTATTAGCACACGTGAAAACCTCCGACTCTCCAAGGCGGAGAGAAGAAGGCCGCTAGAAACATGTGAACTATCAAACATTGTTTTGTTTCTTGATTTAATCCATCCACAAGGTACATACTATACCgaaattattaattattttaaatgACAACATAAAATAAGTTTTATTAATTGGGAAACCATAAGACGATATAACCATAAGAAACAAATTATCCAATGAACGAGATATGACTCTAACATTATCATATTACCTTAAGATTGATTGAATAGATGATAAACCATCAATCTATATCAGTTACTATCCAACAAAAGCATATTATTCGAATAAATTAATATATAACTCAACTTTAATTAACAACAATGTTAATGGATTAATCAATTATGGAAAAATATCAATAAATTTTGTAGTTTTGTAGAACCTTTGGTGATAGAGTATAATTTATTTTATAGAAAATGTAGTTGAAagaataaaaaaaacttttattaaaacctttttaGTTAAATTTTAGAGTAAAAATTATATATTCTTTATTTAACAATTAACAGTGCTTCATTGTGATGAACTCCGCACCTACCTGTTAAAATAACATTGGAAACTCATTCAATAATATAAATTTATTTTTCTTACAACGTGTGGATACTTTTGATTGTGTTTGATTCTGATCTAAATATAATCTTGAATATTGAGAAATCATAAATATCACTATATGTTTTGTAGAACCTTTGGTCAGCTTAGTTTATAATAAACATGAATCAACATCCTTTTATTGTGAATTTGTATAAACATATTAATaaacaataaatataaataaGTAAACTATGGATTATTATGTGAGATTTAAGGGAGAAGAAAACAAATTTACGAGAACAATATTGTATGAAtcaaaatatatgtttaaaagcATGAAGAacaatgaaaaaaataataatttaatttaCCTTGTGATAATTTGATCCAACTCCAAAAACAAGTCATACTGATAACGTGTTTTAAACAACTAGCCTACTAACATTATGGAGATAAGAAAGGGAGATTGGGGAATGGATATTTTATTGATGTTTAAAATGAATAACATATGCCTCTATTTATAAGCTTACAAAATGGGGGTTAAGTATATGGAGGGATGGGAGTTAAGTATATGGATAGTCATATAATAAATAAGTAATAATTCATAACAGGTtcgactttttattttttataatttttggcATGACCAAAATTAATCGAAGTGCTTATACATATAATTATTCAAAACACATTGTTAGGTTTTTTACTAGGGATGTTTTATTTGTATGAGAAAAGTAGAAATTAGGAATGTGTATGGGCCATTTCTGGTTAAAATGGCCGAGATATTGGTTAACAGATAAGCATAACCAAAACAGATAGGTTTTGTTTACTCAATTATAATTGTTAGAGTGGGTCGGTTATGAGTTGGTTAACTGTAAACTACATTTCATCATGAAATATTTGGGTCTGACTAATAGAAGAAGCCCAATATAATTGGACTTGAAAGTTTGAGTAGATGAGATTATCAATCCAAGTGAGCGATTGGAATTGTGAAAAGTCGGTTATATGAAAAGAAACATATGCAAGGCACAATATGATAATTGTATCTTTTTTTCAACATAATGGCTTTTTTAtatttgggtaaattacactttttgttCTTTATATTTGTATCGGAATCGGGTTGCAATGGATGCTccttaacttcaataattacaaccACAGTCATTTATTTGGAAAACTTATTACATATTTCGTCTTTCGTACTAAGTTAAAATTTTCAATTTAATCTAGTCACATGAAGGTATTATGATCATTTCACGCTTTTATttcaatatttaataaataaaacccaaaaaataatATATCAACTTATTTCATCCTCTTTAAATTCTCTATCtctaaaaataaaacaaccaCTGCCCAagtccaccaccgccaccgcttGTGGCATCACCACTACCACCATCATCGGAGCTACACCACCaccctctatctctctctctaaactcatCACAACACCACCACAAGTCCACCATCACTGATGTGACCACCACCAAGCCGGATCTACAAACACCACCAGCGTTGCCGCCAAAGTCCACCATCGCCACCGCCTAagtccaccaccgccaccacctgtgacatcaccaccgccaccacctgtgacatcaccaccaccatcattggagatacaccacacacacacaccaccaccaccattgaaATCAACCAAAAATTGAGTTAGCTGAAAACTGATTAACCGAAACCCGAATTAACAAAAAACAGTTATCAATTTTTTATATCctcatttaaccaaaattaactgaacctaaccatttatattttcatatatttttagcTTTTATACCTTCGGTTCATTTA is from Helianthus annuus cultivar XRQ/B chromosome 9, HanXRQr2.0-SUNRISE, whole genome shotgun sequence and encodes:
- the LOC110876587 gene encoding uncharacterized protein LOC110876587; this translates as MSNLAKLEFMALDITGKNYLSWALDAEIHLNANNLGDTIKEGNKTSTQDKAKAMIFLCHHIHESLKNEYLSIKDPIVLWTNLKERRCWKKTFSTFHASNIVLQQQYRERGFTKYSDLISCLLVAEQNNKLLMKNHQTRSVGTTPFPEVNVATYNDQSGSHGRGRGYQRGRGHGRGRGHGRGRGHTYGRGNYHGVQFKNKRTHQKLHDNEKKSDDERGKKKSGTSSNTCYRCGGNNHWAGTCRTARHLVELYQQSIKDKQKGIETNFSYEDGNVDVPSGEKDHTNATNLDYDDFLIEQASLDSGDIVADTNQLDACNFPYA